The nucleotide sequence CTGGCTTTTATGTCCTGTCAGGCTGACCAGCAGCGTTTTAAACACCTGGGCCTGATCCAGCCCTAAAGCTGCTGCGGCTTCTTCGCCATAAGATTCACTGCCCGGGTCGTGCTGGTATTCATGAACCGTGAAGGCAATTTTGGCTTTTTTAGCGCTGTTAATGGCTGGGGTCATTCAGCATCGGCCTTGATGAGTTCAAAGCGTGGCTTTATTTCGCCATTAATATCGATGGTTTCGACAAACATATCATACGGACGAACCCAGCTACTGAAATCGCCATATAACATTTTGTACAGCACCAGCGCTTCTTCGGTTTCGGAGTGTTTAACGACTCCAATCACCTGATACTCCATG is from Bacterioplanoides sp. SCSIO 12839 and encodes:
- a CDS encoding DUF1653 domain-containing protein translates to MSENTSSPTITPGRYRHYKGMEYQVIGVVKHSETEEALVLYKMLYGDFSSWVRPYDMFVETIDINGEIKPRFELIKADAE